In one Sesamum indicum cultivar Zhongzhi No. 13 linkage group LG12, S_indicum_v1.0, whole genome shotgun sequence genomic region, the following are encoded:
- the LOC105174899 gene encoding uncharacterized protein LOC105174899, whose protein sequence is MGDEREALLLNHLNKSRAFARCVSHPRDELQSFRTWLKWLCVDQSNPLTACLSWFVFFAFAIVVPAVSHFVLSCSDCDSRHSRPYDTVAQLSLSGVATLSFVCLSTFVRKYGLRRFLFFDKLRDESETVRKGYTQQFHRSLKILFSFVLPCFVAESVYKIWWFGSGGTRIPFLGHVIVSNTVACILELCSWFYRAMVFFLVCILFRLICYLQILRLQDFAQVFQVDSDVESVMKEHLRIRRHLSIISHRYRAFILWALIFITASQFASLLMTTRPNADVNIFHAGELAVCSVSLLSGLLSLLRSAARITHKAQAVTSLAAKWHVCATIDSFNTTETENAAAQVAREQVFAESSQGSSDLDDVGDEEDDLDNTKFLPSYAYSTISFQKRQALVTYFEQNRAGITVYGFMLDRSYLHTIFGIEFSLVLWLLGKTIGIS, encoded by the exons ATGGGGGATGAAAGAGAAGCCTTGCTGCTGAATCACCTTAACAAGAGTCGGGCCTTCGCCCGCTGCGTCTCCCACCCGCGCGACGAGCTCCAGAGCTTCCGCACCTGGCTCAAATGGCTCTGCGTTGATCAGTCCAACCCTTTGACTGCCTGCCTCTCCTGGTTCGTCTTCTTCGCCTTCGCCATTGTCGTCCCCGCCGTCTCGCATTTCGTGCTCTCCTGCAGCGACTGCGACAGCCGCCACAGCCGGCCCTACGACACCGTGGCACAGCTCTCTCTCAGCGGCGTCGCCACCTTATCCTTCGTTTGTTTGTCCACTTTCGTCCGCAAGTACGGCCTCCGGCGGTTTTTGTTCTTTGATAAGCTCCGCGATGAGAGCGAGACTGTTCGGAAGGGGTATACCCAACAATTCCAT AGATCGCTGAAGATCTTGTTCAGCTTCGTGCTGCCCTGTTTTGTTGCTGAGAGCGTCTACAAAATATGGTGGTTTGGCTCAGGCGGAACACGAATTCCCTTCTTGGGACATGTGATTGTGAGCAACACCGTTGCTTGCATCCTGGAGCTGTGCTCCTGGTTTTATAGAGCTATGGTCTTTTTTCTAGTCTGTATTCTCTTCCGTCTCATATGCTACCTTCAGATTCTCCGCCTGCAGGATTTCGCTCAGGTTTTCCAGGTCGATTCTGATGTCGAATCAGTTATGAAAGAACACCTCCGGATAAGAAGGCATTTGAGTATTATTAGCCATAGGTATAGAGCATTCATATTATGGGCATTGATCTTCATCACCGCAAGCCAATTCGCGTCTCTTCTCATGACCACACGGCCCAATGCCGATGTCAATATATTTCATGCTGGAGAACTAGCG GTCTGCTCTGTCAGCCTTCTATCCGGGCTCCTGAGTTTGTTACGAAGTGCAGCAAGAATTACCCACAAGGCACAAGCCGTGACGTCCCTTGCGGCCAAGTGGCACGTGTGTGCCACAATCGACTCGTTCAACACAACAGAAACCGAGAATGCAGCTGCTCAGGTAGCACGCGAGCAAGTTTTCGCTGAGAGCTCCCAAGGATCATCTGATCTTGATGATGTTGGGGATGAAGAGGATGACCTTGACAATACTAAGTTTCTTCCATCATATGCCTACAGCACAATCTCATTTCAGAAAAGACAAGCATTGG TGACCTACTTTGAGCAAAATAGAGCTGGAATCACGGTATACGGCTTTATGCTGGACAGAAGTTATCTCCACACCATATTTGGGATAGAGTTTTCTCTTGTGCTCTGGTTGCTGGGGAAGACAATAGGCATTTCTTGA
- the LOC105174900 gene encoding EH domain-containing protein 1: MEIDSAPISRCSKEHQKIYQDWFSFADSDGDGRLTGGDAIKFFAMSNLPRQDLKLVWAIADSKRQGFLGFKEFITAMQLVSLAQAGHALNSDILTSEVDFENLQPPAMEGLDALLAKKKRVSSEPEQNGSVQPQSSPAASWFSSSKSAKKVSLSSVTSIIDGLKKLYVQKLKPLEVTYRFNDFVSPLLTNSDFDAKPMVMLLGQYSTGKTTFIKHLLRTSYPGAHIGPEPTTDRFVVVMNGPDERSIPGNTVAVQADMPFSGLTTFGTAFLSKFECSQMPHPLLEHITFVDTPGVLSGEKQRTQRSYDFTGVTSWFAAKCDLILLLFDPHKLDISDEFKRVIGSLRGHDDKIRVVLNKADQVDTQQLMRVYGALMWSLGKVLNTPEVMRVYIGSFNDKPINEAASGPIGKELFEKEQDDLLADLKDIPKKACDRRINEFVKRARAAKIHAYIISHLKKEMPAMMGKAKTQQRLIDNLPDEFAKVQREHHLPAGDFPNVEHFREVLGGYSIDKFEKLKPKMIQSVDDMLGYDIPELLKNFRNPYD; this comes from the exons ATGGAGATAGATTCTGCCCCGATTAGTCGGTGCTCCAAGGAGCACCAGAAGATCTACCAGGATTGGTTTTCTTTCGCTGATTCAG ATGGAGATGGGCGTCTCACGGGAGGCGATGCTATCAAGTTCTTTGCCATGTCTAACTTACCTCGTCAAGATCTCAAACTG GTGTGGGCAATTGCCGATTCGAAGAGGCAAGGCTTTCTTGGATTTAAAGAATTCATTACAGCAATGCAG TTAGTCTCTTTGGCACAAGCTGGGCATGCTCTCAACAGTGATATTTTAACTTCTGAAG TTGACTTCGAAAACTTGCAACCTCCGGCCATGGAAGGTCTAGATGCACTCCTTGCT AAGAAAAAGCGTGTATCAAGTGAACCTGAGCAGAATG GCAGTGTTCAACCACAATCTTCACCTGCAGCTAGTtggttttcttcttcaaaatcTGCAAAGAAG GTATCTCTGAGTTCTGTCACTTCAATTATTGATGGCTTGAAGAAGTTGTATGTACAGAAGCTCAAGCCCCTGGAAGTAACCTATCGGTTTAACGACTTTGTTTCTCCGTTGCTG ACCAATAGTGATTTTGATGCTAAGCCCATGGTGATGCTGCTGGGTCAGTACTCCACTGGGAAGACAACATTTATCAAACATTTGCTCAGAACAAGTTATCCAG GTGCTCACATTGGGCCAGAGCCCACCACAGATAGATTTGTTGTTGTGATG AATGGACCTGATGAGAGAAGTATTCCAGGAAACACCGTTGCTGTTCAAGCAGATATGCCTTTCAGTGGCCTGACAACTTTTGGAACTGCATTCTTGTCAAAATTTGAGTGTTCACAGATGCCACATCCT CTGCTGGAGCATATCACATTTGTGGACACCCCTGGTGTTTTATCAGGAGAAAAGCAACGAACACAGAGAAGCTATGACTTTACCGGTGTAACATCGTGGTTTGCCGCAAAGTGTGATCTCATCCTGCTTCTATTTGATCCTCACAAACTTGATATAAGTGATGAATTCAAACGAGTTATTGGATCTTTACGAGGTCATGATGATAAGATACGTGTGGTTTTGAACAAGGCTGACCAAGTTGACACACAGCAG CTTATGCGGGTATATGGAGCATTGATGTGGTCCCTTGGGAAGGTTCTAAACACTCCTGAAGTTATGCGAGTTTATATTGG TTCGTTTAATGACAAGCCCATCAATGAGGCTGCTTCTGGTCCCATTGGTAAAGAGCTATTTGAGAAAGAACAAGATGACCTTCTTGCTGATTTGAAAGACATACCAAAGAAAGCTTGCGATCGTCGT ATAAATGAATTTGTAAAACGTGCTAGGGCAGCTAAGATACATGCTTATATTATCAGTCATCTGAAAAAGGAGATGCCTGCAATGATGGGCAAAGCTAAGACGCAACAGAGGCTCATCGATAACCTGCCTGATGAATTTGCAAAG GTTCAGAGGGAACACCATCTACCAGCTGGAGATTTCCCTAATGTCGAACACTTCAGGGAGGTTCTGGGTGGCTACAGTATCGATAAGTTTGAGAAGCTGAAACCTAAAATGATACAGTCTGTCGATGATATGCTTGGGTACGACATCCCCGAACTTTTGAAGAATTTCCGCAATCCTTATGATTAG